A genomic stretch from Oncorhynchus tshawytscha isolate Ot180627B linkage group LG07, Otsh_v2.0, whole genome shotgun sequence includes:
- the LOC112246228 gene encoding eukaryotic translation initiation factor 4B-like isoform X4, translating into MRVLDYKPLTPSSGNLVRTRSPTWRRQVRFMWVNELAKKKGNKKGKTLTLTDFLAEDNGSGGNAPPPQPSYAKSTSWADETDDVEGDVSTSWHSGEDSYRAPAIDRNILPTAPRSAREPNVDRSRLPRSPPYTAFLGNLPYDVSEESIMDFFRGLAISAVRLPREPSNPERLKGFGYAEFDDVDSLLRALTLNEENLGNRRIRVDIADQSNDKEGRDNGQMGGRDRMGRMGDMGGPDKTDSDDWRARPTADADDGPPKREESAFGSRDRYGDRDGPRRDNDRGFGGDRDRGFGGDRDRGFGGDRDRGFGGDRDSGRDRGFGGRDRYDDRGGESGAFGSRRDRDDGGRRAFGSGYRRDDDGGGGGRYGDRDRYGGDREDRYERREERGGEGGPTQRPKLVLKPRSTPKEEEQARSGGGGAAPAAPATAPSSGRASIFGAAKPVDTAAKEREVEEKLQRQLEEDKSRGFERKPRDRDRDPSWRSEEPLSERPATRSRTGSESSQTGSTSGGRVSRRRESERSVENEVFSGKEDDPPSPGARPTSANSSTSSSKEPLKVMPAPPPKENAWAKRPAVSAGSTPVSPSDAACPKLSSSSADERGSGRDENKVDGVRRDRGPPRGRGGAAGPGAGRGRGEGANRDRRREEDRNSAQPVNTPLC; encoded by the exons ctaaGAAGAAGGGGAATAAGAAGGGGAAGACCCTGACCCTCACTGACTTCCTGGCAGAGGACAATGGGAGTGGAGGCAATGCTCCACCACCGCAACCCAGCTACGCCAAGTCCACCAGCTGGGCCGACGAGACGGATGACGTGGAGGGAGATG tgTCCACCTCCTGGCACTCAGGGGAGGACAGTTACCGGGCCCCGGCCATAGATCGCAACATCCTGCCCACGGCGCCACGGTCAGCCCGCGAGCCCAACGTGGACCGGTCGCGCCTCCCCCGCAGCCCCCCCTACACCGCCTTCCTGGGCAACCTGCCCTACGATGTCTCTGAGGAATCTATCATGGACTTCTTCCGGGGCCTAGCG ATCAGTGCTGTGCGCTTGCCACGGGAGCCCAGTAACCCAGAGAGGCTGAAGGGCTTTGGCTACGCCGAGTTTGATGATGTGGACTCCCTCCTGAGGGCGCTGACTCTCAATGAGGAG AACCTGGGAAATCGCAGGATCCGGGTGGATATTGCAGATCAGTCCAACGACAAGG AGGGGAGAGATAATGGCCAGATGGGAGGACGGGACAGGATGGGCCGTATGGGAGACATGGGGGGCCCTGACAAGACAGACAGTGACGACTGGAGGGCCCGGCCCACTGCTGACGCTGATGACGGACCCCCAAAGAGAGAGGAATCCGCTTTCG GGTCACGCGACCGCTATGGAGACCGTGACGGGCCGAGACGGGACAATGACCGCGGATTTGGCGGCGACCGGGACCGCGGATTTGGCGGCGACCGGGACCGCGGATTTGGCGGCGACCGGGACCGCGGATTTGGCGGCGACCGGGACAGCGGCAGAGACCGCGGCTTCGGCGGCAGAGACCGCTATGACGACCGGGGAGGTGAGAGCGGAG CCTTTGGCTCCCGCAGGGACCGGGATGATGGCGGGCGACGTGCCTTTGGCAGTGGCTACCGCCGTGATGATGACGGGGGTGGTGGTGGCCGCTACGGGGATCGGGATCGCTACGGCGGGGACCGAGAGGACCGATATGAGAGGCGcgaggagagaggtggtgagg GTGGTCCCACCCAGAGACCCAAGCTAGTCCTGAAGCCACGCAGCACGCCCAAGGAGGAGGAGCAGGCCcgcagtggtggtgggggagctGCCCCAGCTGCTCCAGCGACTGCCCCCAGCTCCGGCCGTGCCTCCATCTTCGGAGCAGCCAAGCCCGTGGACACTGCAGCCAAGGAgcgggaggtggaggagaaactCCAGAGGCAGCTGGAAGAGGACAAGTCCAGGGGCTTTGAAAGAAAACCCCGTGACAGAGACAG GGACCCAAGTTGGAGGAGTGAGGAGCCACTTTCTGAGCGACCTGCAACACGCTCCCGCACAGGAAGTGAGTCATCACAGACTGGAAGTACATCTGGAGGAAGAG TCTCGCggcgcagagagagcgagcgatctGTTGAGAACGAAGTATTCAGTGGTAAGGAGGATGACCCTCCCTCTCCCGGAGCTCGCCCTACTTCCGCCAACTCTTCCACATCTTCCTCCAAGGAGCCCCTCAAGGTGATGCCCGCACCACCACCCAAGGAGAATGCCTGGGCCAAGCGCCCTGCTGTGAGCGCAGGGtccacccctgtctcccccagTGACGCGGCATGTCCCAAACTGAG CTCAAGTTCTGCAGATGAAAGAGGATCTGGAAGGG ACGAGAATAAAGTGGACGGTGTGCGTCGGGACCGGGGCCCCCCACGGGGGAGAGGGGGGGCTGCGGGGCCTGGAGCAGGGCGGGGCCGAGGAGAAGGGGCCAACAGAGATCGACGAAGGGAGGAAGACAG AAATTCAGCTCAGCCAGTAAATACGCCGCTTTGCTAA